The following is a genomic window from Nicotiana tabacum cultivar K326 chromosome 3, ASM71507v2, whole genome shotgun sequence.
CCAACAGAACTTAATGAGTTGAGAGAATAGTTTAAAGACCTTCTTGACAAGGGATTCATCAGGATGATTGTTTCACCGTATGGGTGCCCCGGTCttgtttgtcaagaagaaagatgggtctctcagaatgtgcattgactatcggtagttgaataaagttaccattaagaataagtacccactgccaagaattgatgatttatttgatcaacttcagggtgcaaagtacttttcaaagatagacttgaggtcggagtaccatcagttgagaatcaGAGACGAGGATATATCTAAAACAACCTTTCGAGCTCGCTACAGACActatgaatttctagtaatgtcctttgggctgacaaatgctccagctgcattcatggaccTCATGAACAGAGTTTTCAAAACATTCCTTGATACCTTTATTATCGTGTTTATAGATGATTTTGGTATACTTTAAGAGAAAGGATGAGCATGCAGATCACCTCAGGATAGCCTTGCAGACCTTAAAAGGGAATGAGCCTTATGCCAAGTTTTAaaaatgtgagttctagttgcagtcagtggcattcttaggcaacgtggtatctagtgaaggCATAAAAGTAAATCATCAGAAGACAGAAGCAGTGAAGAACTGGCCAAGGCCGACAATGCTAACCAAAATCAGGAGTTTCTTAGGGTTAGCTAgctactatagaaggtttgtagaggagttttcctcacttgcagctccattaactaagttgactcagaaaacAGTTAAGTTCCTTCGGTCAGACgcttgtgagcagagttttcaagagttaaaaAAGAGGTTGACCACTGCACCTATGTTAACCTTCACGACATGTTCGGGTGGgttcacagtgtattgtgatgcctccagaGTTGATCTTAGTTGTGTTCTTATACAAGATGGAAAAGTTAATTCTTATTCTTCCAAGCAGTTAAAgaagcatgagaagaactaccctaaacatgacttagaacttgcagcAGTAGTGTTTGCATTAAAGATATAATGATACTACCTTTATGGCGAGCATTCTAAAGTGTGTATAGATCATAAAATCCTCCAGTGCATTTTCaagaaaaaagaattaaatttgagacagagaaggtgGCTCGAGCTATTGAAGGATTATGGCATTAATATCCTTTATCACCCGGCCAAAGCTAATTTGGTAGCAGatgcacttagtaggaagtcaatggGTGTCCTGGACCATCTTGCAGTACAAAGGCGAGCTTTGGGTCAAGAAATTCTAAAACTGGCAAATGATGGAATTAGATTGGATGAGATCAAAGAAGGAGGTATAACTGCTTATGCCTTAGCGCAATCCTCTCTTGTTGAGCATGTTAAGGATAAGCAAGATGAAGATCTGTACTTAGTaaagttaaaagaaggagtcagaaacaaagaaatcACTGCTTTAACTCTAGGAAGTGATGGAGTTTTGAAATTTAATGATCGATTATGTGTGCCTGATGTAGATGGTCTTAGAAGGGCCATAATAGAAGAAGCTCACAGATCGAGGTACTCTATCCACCCAGGTGCTACCAAAATTTATCTAAACTTGAAAGAGATGTATTGGTGGAAAGGCATGAAGAAGCAAGTAGTAGATCATATGGCCaaatgtttgaattgccagcaagtcaaaGCCGAGCATCAAAGCCCTAGTGGTCTAGCTTAGGATATAGAGATACCACAGTGGAAATgagagatgattaatatggatttcatagTAGGTCTGCCTCGCACATACCATAAGCATGATCCAATTTAGGTTATTGTAGACCAACTGACAAAGTCCACGCATTTCCTACCAGTAAAGACGACAGATTCCGCAGAGCAATATGCACAGTTGTACATCAAAGAAACAGTCCGATTGCATGGTACTCTAGTTTCAATCATATctgatagaggccctcagttcacagTGCATTTTTGGTAGGCATTTCAGAAAATATTAGGTACTAAGGTTAATTCGAGCACCACTTTCCATCAACAGGCTGAT
Proteins encoded in this region:
- the LOC142176080 gene encoding uncharacterized protein LOC142176080, with the translated sequence MGVLDHLAVQRRALGQEILKLANDGIRLDEIKEGGITAYALAQSSLVEHVKDKQDEDLYLVKLKEGVRNKEITALTLGSDGVLKFNDRLCVPDVDGLRRAIIEEAHRSRYSIHPGATKIYLNLKEMYWWKGMKKQVVDHMAKCLNCQQVKAEHQSPSGLA